AGTACTTGGAGTATGCCTTGAAGCTGAAACCAGGTGATCATCAAATAGAGTTTTTAACTTTACATAGAGTATATTTAGCCAGtcaattaatattgttattaataataaaattatttctgaaagaaaaacatgccaGCATTTGAAAACAACTGAGAATGTCAGTTTAGCAGCAACACTGTATTTTGCTAATCTCTttgacaaatgtgttttttaaaggctttttgaGAACAATCAGCGAGTTCAACCTACCACGGCAGTGTATCCGGAATTATTTCCCGTCCCGGAAGTGTTTCACTTTCCCTTTCCCGACCGTCCCAGAGAAAGTGTCTCACCTGCAGAGGCTGGATCCTGCTGAGCTGTCCCCAGACTTCCAGGAGGTCACGCAACGCTTCTGCAAGTTCATCTTTGACCGGAGTGAAGTGAAGAAACTGAAGGACGGACACACGGTCACTGGAAGAGGTGATCCAGTCATGTGACATACCTTTACAATTTCTCAGTACAACTGAAaagtacattaataatattatataaagaatTAGAAAAGAATCAACCATAAATCATTACAGATTTTACAGCACAGCACAGGTGTAGGCAGTTATGaagcatgttttcttttgtagttGTTGCTAACCATGTTTTGGGTTCAGATACCTAAAACCAGGGGAAAAAAGGTTTTCGTCATATACCCATCCTGGCCAAATGTTAACATGTCTTTTTGGCATATTATATGCTTACggccatttttttaaacccaAACTGGTACAATGTGTagcttttcatttcttatataaCCATGCCATATTCCAGAATGACAATGTCATGAggaattattttcatgttcaaGTCCTGATCTTGACCAAAAATGAATGCCACAACAAAAGCGCAATATGATCAAAGGTAAAGGCAGtcctacaaaaacattaaagtgtgcaTCTTATTTTGGACACACAGTGTAAAGTCGACTTTCAATAGTGATTCAAGTCTATCTAAACCCAGACTGGTTTCagaatttaaaagaattttaattaatatcttTGTGGTTTAACAGCGTTACACTGAGAGATAAAATGTACATCAACATTAAATATCCCTGCTGAAATAAAGTGCATGAATTGACCATTATTTTCTGAACTGCATATTACTAAGATACAAACAACAAGTTAACGTTCTTCTGTCTGACCCTTCTCCTTCCCTGAAGTCCTGGGTCAGTTTGCCAAGACATACGTAGACTCGATTTCCAGCGGTCAAGTGCCCTTTCTGGAGAACGCAGTGCTAGCCATGGCCCAGATCGAGAACGAGGCTGCGCTGAAGGAGGGTCTGGAGGTGTACCACACTGGGATGGAGACGCTGAAGAGGTCCTTTCCTCTGGAGCTGAAGGAGGTTTCATCAGAACACCAGCGTCTCAGCAGCACCGCCACACAGGTCCTAATGAAACGCTCCTTTAAAGACAGCCAGGGGACCTACCTCAAATCTCTAGAGGTGATGACCTTTACAGACCTTTACAGCATTACAGTTGAACACTGTTCAGTTCAGGAAAAAGAGTTCATCATCTGGTGTTTGAGGATACACTGAGACAAGATCATTCTGGGAATATCTGCCAGAAGGCCTTTATTGGCTGTAATGATATGTCTCTGACATTTTACCCATTCAAAGAAATCTGAAAGGCTCCATAACATTCAGCTTTTGATTGAAAGTTATTATTAGTCATTCATcgtcagaacacaaatgaatgcactactgaaatgatccagatccagaaacacagaaataacaaaataacgATTTACGACAACTATTCTTCTGCACTGAGTTACATCTTCTGCTATTTTAGTATCAGCATGCGCATGCAAGCTTCTAATGAATTTAACGTAATCAGCGGCTGAATGCATGAACATGATCTGCGTTTATTTACACATAGAGGAAAGTGAGCGTATGTGTtctgatactctctaaaatagCAGAGGATGTAACTCAATGGACAAGAATGGTGGAGTAAATGTTTTTGcgcacaaaaaatattcttgaaGAGTTGCAGAACTTGATCCACAGACTGATCATTtcagttgcgttgctgtctatggagtgtcagatagctctctgatttcatcataACTATCTTCACTTGTTTCTGAAGGTcttgtttggaatgacacgagggcaatttttttttttttttttacagaattttaatttcggAGTGAACTAAGTTGACTGCTTCTGATGTGTTGTGTGGTGTTGCAGGAAGGCATTAATAATCTCTTTCATGGTTACTTGCATCAAAATGAGGAAGCTTCAAAGAAAAGATGTGAAAATATTCTGTCATCCCTCTCTGGAACAATGACAGAGAAGCTGAAGAAAGGATCCTATGCCATACCTGGTGGTTATCATCTCTTTTCCCAGGACCTTGAAGACATTgtgaagaaatataaaatacaagcCAATAAAGGAGTCAAGGTGATTATCAGTGTTTGATGATTAAATCTGGCCTTTTACATAACAAGAGGCCTGTCAGTGTTTACCTAGATTATGTTCAGTCTAAAATCAGCTGGGTTCAAATCCTTCTGGCCAAAGCATAATTGACCGGAGCATTAGACCAGAGTGGTAGTAGTAATTAGTCACAGATATTTGGTCATGGTGGTTGACGTTATCATGTATGTGGTGTCCACAGGCAGAAGACACACTGGAAGAGTTTCTGAAGCAGAAGTCTACGGCATCTAATGCAGTTCTTCGGGCTGACAATAAACTGAcggagaaggagaaaaaaataatgggtGAGAGTTTTTAAACAACAGCTCCTTCTAGAGGAGAAAACCAGTTCACCAGAGAGATTATCAAATGCAGAGCAGTTCCTTACATTTACTGCATGccaaacatttttagttatgAAGAAAAAGGTACAGTGGCCTTAATATCTTTACATTTGCAATGACAATTACTTAAGACTAACATTTAGGCTACATTGAGACTGCAAAAATCAGACTTATATGCATATCCTGGTTTTATCCAGCAGTTTTTTTAAGTCTGGAgagcacaacatttttttaaattattttcaaatctgATCTAAGGCACATTCGGAGGTGTTTGCCTCGTGTCAGAGCACAGCAAACACAATGTTCTGCATaagtatacatttaattaaaattgtataaaaagtatatatacaaatataaggGATATAATGATTTACTCAACTCCCAATGTCATACGATTCACAGTACTGCTTTCatgatataaagaaaaataaaaaaataaaaaatgtaaataaaaaaattaagaggtTTAAGTAAAGGTTAAGCAATGGTTTGCCATTGCCATTAAAGAATATTACTTCATGCTTGCATTTACGTAAGAgaatagtttatccaaaaatgaaaaaccagtcatcatttactcaaactGGAGTAGTTCCAGACCTGTctaaatttctttgttctgctgaaagaaagatattttcaagaaagttttagtcattattaacttccatagtattttagtcaatggtgaccaaaacagcctacTTAcgaactttcttcaaaatatctgctGTAGAAACAAaatcacctacatcttggatgccctggggttaagcagataaacatcacaatttaatttctgggtgaactaaccctttaaatgaaataaatgtgtttcaAAGACATTTCAGTATACTTTTTTCACATGTTACACTTTGCACTaaactttattactttattgtCTTCTTgcagaggaaagagagaagaCAATTCTACTAGCTCAAGAAATAAACACCAAGGAACAGCAGCAGCGACAGCTAGAAGAGAAGATGGAAGCAGAGAAGAGGAGTAATGATGAGAGGATGAGACAGATGAAGGAGAAGATGGATGAGGAG
This genomic interval from Puntigrus tetrazona isolate hp1 chromosome 5, ASM1883169v1, whole genome shotgun sequence contains the following:
- the LOC122344865 gene encoding guanylate-binding protein 6-like isoform X4 translates to MDKPVCLIDTASDGKLCVQQSALQVLEQILQPVVVVAVVGLYRTGKSYLMNRLAGKQTGFALGSTIESKTKGIWMWCVPHPTKAETTLVLLDTEGLGDVDKGDSKHDTKIFSLSVLLSSTLVLNSQGTIDNRAIEELQYVTELTEYIKIKSSDEEDSEFVKFFPSFIWAVRDFTLEQKINDKYVTEDQYLEYALKLKPGFLRTISEFNLPRQCIRNYFPSRKCFTFPFPTVPEKVSHLQRLDPAELSPDFQEVTQRFCKFIFDRSEVKKLKDGHTVTGRVLGQFAKTYVDSISSGQVPFLENAVLAMAQIENEAALKEGLEVYHTGMETLKRSFPLELKEVSSEHQRLSSTATQVLMKRSFKDSQGTYLKSLENFNFGVN
- the LOC122344865 gene encoding guanylate-binding protein 1-like isoform X2 → MDKPVCLIDTASDGKLCVQQSALQVLEQILQPVVVVAVVGLYRTGKSYLMNRLAGKQTGFALGSTIESKTKGIWMWCVPHPTKAETTLVLLDTEGLGDVDKGDSKHDTKIFSLSVLLSSTLVLNSQGTIDNRAIEELQYVTELTEYIKIKSSDEEDSEFVKFFPSFIWAVRDFTLEQKINDKYVTEDQYLEYALKLKPGFLRTISEFNLPRQCIRNYFPSRKCFTFPFPTVPEKVSHLQRLDPAELSPDFQEVTQRFCKFIFDRSEVKKLKDGHTVTGRVLGQFAKTYVDSISSGQVPFLENAVLAMAQIENEAALKEGLEVYHTGMETLKRSFPLELKEVSSEHQRLSSTATQVLMKRSFKDSQGTYLKSLEEGINNLFHGYLHQNEEASKKRCENILSSLSGTMTEKLKKGSYAIPGGYHLFSQDLEDIVKKYKIQANKGVKAEDTLEEFLKQKSTASNAVLRADNKLTEKEKKIMEEREKTILLAQEINTKEQQQRQLEEKMEAEKRSNDERMRQMKEKMDEEMKLQREEAERAMDCKLKEQAALLEKGFQDKADIMNEEIKDFRTKSENREKENDKLLKQMTANMKKRHADTMNMMKKQHLEQMEAIRNMPRPSSDSGDLFLRLLLFGLSSFASGSSRC
- the LOC122344865 gene encoding guanylate-binding protein 1-like isoform X3, producing MSVCESLWTFCCVCYQGLLWAAPSSPRPRASGCGVCLTPLKQKLLWCCWTPRDSGTWTSTLVLNSQGTIDNRAIEELQYVTELTEYIKIKSSDEEDSEFVKFFPSFIWAVRDFTLEQKINDKYVTEDQYLEYALKLKPGFLRTISEFNLPRQCIRNYFPSRKCFTFPFPTVPEKVSHLQRLDPAELSPDFQEVTQRFCKFIFDRSEVKKLKDGHTVTGRVLGQFAKTYVDSISSGQVPFLENAVLAMAQIENEAALKEGLEVYHTGMETLKRSFPLELKEVSSEHQRLSSTATQVLMKRSFKDSQGTYLKSLEEGINNLFHGYLHQNEEASKKRCENILSSLSGTMTEKLKKGSYAIPGGYHLFSQDLEDIVKKYKIQANKGVKAEDTLEEFLKQKSTASNAVLRADNKLTEKEKKIMEEREKTILLAQEINTKEQQQRQLEEKMEAEKRSNDERMRQMKEKMDEEMKLQREEAERAMDCKLKEQAALLEKGFQDKADIMNEEIKDFRTKSENREKENDKLLKQMTANMKKRHADTMNMMKKQHLEQMEAIRNMPRPSSDSGDLFLRLLLFGLSSFASGSSRC